The nucleotide sequence GATGAGGTCCTGACCGAACTGACCGAGCTGGTCGAGACGGCCCGCACCTTGCCGATGTCGTCCTCCTGCGTGCTGCCGCGCGAACGCACGCTCGACCTGCTCGACGCCCTGCGGGAGGTTTTGCCGACCGACATGATCGAGGCGCGCCGCATCGTGGCCGAGCGCGAGGACATCCTCGCCGGCGCCCGGACCGAGGCGGACGAGGCGCTCGTCCAGGCCCGCAGCGAAGCTGACGAGCACCTGCGCGCCGCCCGGATCGAGGCCCACGAACTGCTGGAGGCGGCCCGGCAGGAGCAGGGTCAGCTGGTTGCCGCGGCCACCGTGCACCAGGTCGCCACCGAAACGGCCGGCCGGCTGCGCGCCGAGGCCGAAGCAGAGCTGGCCGAGCAGCGGGCGTCGGCAACCACCGAGGCCGAACGCCTGCGGGAGGAGGCCGCCCGCTACGCCGAACAGACCCTGTCCGAGCTGATCGACACGCTTCACCGGATGGCCGGGACGGCCGAGAACGGCCGAGCGGCCCTGCTGCGCCGCCGGGCCGGCGAGGACTGAGGCGCCGCGCGCCGTCCACGATTTCGTGCCGGGCCCAGCGCTCAGGTAACCTGAACGACGGCCAATTCCATGTTCTGGCCAAGAGGCACAGTTCAGCTCATTTCTGCAGTGAAGGTTCCCACCGTGAATACGCGTAGTGCGTTCGTCCTGGACACCCGGGAAGTCGGACGCCGGCCCGGTTTGCGCAAGGACTACGTGCGGCAACTGAGTGCTCCTGCGCTTCTCGGCTTGGACATGATCGGTGTTCCGGAAGGGACGCCGCTCGAACTGTCCGTGCGGTTGGAATCGGTGACCGAAGGCGTCCTGGCGACAGGGCGGGTCACTGGTGAGCTGCACGGTGAGTGCGGGCGGTGCCTGTCCGATTTCACCGAGCCGTTGGACGTCGATTTCGTCGAGCTGTA is from Jatrophihabitans telluris and encodes:
- a CDS encoding YceD family protein produces the protein MFWPRGTVQLISAVKVPTVNTRSAFVLDTREVGRRPGLRKDYVRQLSAPALLGLDMIGVPEGTPLELSVRLESVTEGVLATGRVTGELHGECGRCLSDFTEPLDVDFVELYAYPNSATDVTTDDEEVGRLKGDHLDLEPVVRDVVVLSLPLTPLCGPDCQGLCPGCGERLDDLPADHSHTQIDPRWAALTERFGSVESTD